The Athalia rosae chromosome 7, iyAthRosa1.1, whole genome shotgun sequence genome window below encodes:
- the LOC105683602 gene encoding golgin subfamily A member 4 isoform X1, translating into MFKKFKDKLAEEMKQSPSRLQAGMQQLAQAVISPAASGNHIPDITTSVDDLNLTSEEAETLQSSSTMNQFQNIDLQASNSMERSRRSSFSSVTSDSFFPTYESPGNIYHMQSDMEQSASEFEDSSSSQLEHITKDELYNAYQKLRTKYTKYRAVYREVLKENTKMKSVLVETQDKALRRIANLKEQCQLEQDAKAHLEEALRNDIEEKDHLITTLNTKIKLLQVHQPESISASESNGKNDNSGIDQFVDSTNKDFDGKSDLLAENAVYKERIKKFENLLAKCNESLKRNKEKITQLTENRDILERDLNILKKSTVERTELLESEIYNAKREIMSLNEQISVFKKREEDSALSLAENKLFIHRELDVKEEQNKQIQKDLKKTTEHNNILAEVVAQYDHEFKQFNVIMSDRSVEPDKKISQLQNLFTNKSEALKLIHQDIEHKFVNANEEMVAKQGSKVDQNQESSSSIHTGKNESSIKNEEISRSRDELEIQNAQLLGLTTELKSCKSTITDLKEMLRDVTIEWEQATRDKKNLTTNILNYKEIIGKLRCDCNSLMDQVKQNHSDHKSTIVLMNKKMSDILNRSHTKVDKAVGSPANSICGDGDESQVMKENLSRNTDDSDVELKSIINENNALKKKCQDLMEQNNDMINKVHEFDVINSKNIKLIAEIDRLNFKLQDLAQLHEIQDKLQSEMEGLKEKLPFGDTVEHNSKHFTNEVSSLKEKLSNYDSLLKDNTILKQELVDLKNQLAQVMGSMASFKSEQVENMDVSVRNFSEKCADYENMIVNLTGKFSEQTKQLENLYSELGIQKSNFNELNEKYKARNLEFEEANKALEKKGLEFEALNEKCNKQYSEIEDLKGKGAEILKQLDETAKVRQEMIDKFNQLEFSKNNIIISKTKELEELRLEHEAALRELNSSNEMKNESIILKSNEIQVLTNDNVELADEIERLKAKISDMEKLKGSNSALQMELEALRIDSAELEKKNAELKKTENHLLEQNTGLKDSILKSQTEFDLIKKKLDMERCNIEKRCQELCSELETAKEKIAQAEAGSGQLCKKIEILEKRESEQSVLQGELDAKNKILANEVSVLQTEVEALKNVQQTNVDLVKEIVDLKSKIQTLTGVEVKNVELQTCVESLNHKIITLEGLEMEIHSLTSENERLKVIVAEIEILKSEHTALRRELEISDQSRAEYLAEISNLRDENTKLALQLEEMQISLDQKDHSDYVEALEKKDQEISKLQRTAQDSYIEFKTKTEELIDQREKLISQHADSLEVNIKKIADLEILAEDLKIKLAKQTEVANAFETMNMQLRDQDQKTNSERKNNLAEKEKRIIELKDLAEDLEKQLAELRGEVDACRTTNKELRDEIVAINWKHSNMMDVKTSAITELEKVSRDLEEKLVNRIEEIHALDAANKDLQVRLETVSQNAISEQDLMMSYQKSQDQNKELRTHLDEAVFLQEAKQSQIEILSQELKQQADNLNDKLKTNEEEQSMRIKQLVKEFQAQIHDKDEQIQAALEKRFERQQNYESELIQQYKEQLKDFQVELTAKSEQIENLILSNKDTIQSYNDHIQELTQTIAQIKKEHVNELQETEQNWKTILKQRTDQLETKHADEVNELTKEWWSERKAAENSDTSIGELEGTSRVAMATIQSNTGSLHSLQQTLISQKRELSELRKLLRIRNDNLEGSTEIEYLKNILFEYMMGRETLVLSRVISAVVKFDQEQTSKVLKKEEDKLTLLGSLGLL; encoded by the exons atgtttaaaaaatttaaggaCAAATTGGCAGAAGAGATGAAACAATCCCCATCCAGGCTACAAGCGGGCATGCAACAATTAGCCCAG GCCGTCATTTCTCCAGCTGCTTCCGGTAACCACATCCCAGATATCACCACTTCTGTCGACGATCTAAATTTGACTTCAGAAGAAGCTG AAACTCTGCAGAGCAGTTCGACAATGAATCAATTCCAAAACATAGACCTACAAGCCTCAAATTCTATGGAACGCTCGCGACGATCCTCATTCAGCAGCGTGACCAGtgatagtttttttccaacttatGAGAGCCCAGGAAACATCTATCACATGCAG TCCGATATGGAACAGTCAGCGAGCGAGTTTGAGGACAGTTCTTCTTCACAGTTAGAGCATATCACAAAAGATGAGTTATACAATGCTTACCAGAAATTAAGAACAAAATACACAAAGTATCGTGCAGTGTACAGGGAAGTTCTCaaagaaaacacaaaaatgaAATCCGTCCTTGTTGAAACCCAGGATAAAGCATTAAGGAGAATAGCTAATCTCAAGGAACAGTGCCAGCTCGAACAGGATGCTAAGGCCCATTTAGAGGAGGCCTTGAGAAATGATATTGAGGAGAAGGATCACCTGATAACCACGCTAAACACAAAA ATCAAACTATTGCAAGTTCACCAACCAGAAAGTATATCAGCCTCAGAATCTAACGGAAAGAATGACAATAGTGGCATCGATCAGTTTGTCGATTCGACGAACAAAGATTTTGATGGAAAAAGTGATCTACTTGCCGAGAACGCAGTGtacaaagaaagaataaaaaagtttgaaaaccTACTGGCCAAGTGCAATGAGTCATTGAAgaggaataaagagaaaattactCAACTGACAGAGAATCGGGATATATTAGAAAGagatttaaatattttgaagaaaagcaCCGTAGAGCGAACAGAGCTGTTGGAGAGTGAAATATATAATGCGAAACGCGAGATAATGTCACTCAACGAACAGATTAGTGTCTTTAAAAAACGCGAGGAAGATTCCGCTCTGTCGTTGGCagaaaacaaattatttatacaccggGAACTCGATGTTAAAGAAGAGCAGAATaaacaaattcaaaaagaCTTGAAGAAGACAACAGAACACAATAATATCCTTGCCGAAGTAGTCGCCCAATACGATCACGAATTTAAACAGTTTAACGTTATAATGAGCGATCGCAGCGTAGAGCCCGATAAGAAGATTTCCCAGCTTCAAAACCTATTTACAAATAAGTCTGAGGCTTTGAAACTTATACATCAAGATATTGAGCACAAGTTTGTCAATGCTAATGAGGAGATGGTGGCCAAACAGGGGAGTAAAGTTGATCAGAATCAAGAGAGTTCGAGTTCTATTCACACaggtaaaaatgaaagcagTATCAAGAACGAGGAAATCAGCAGGTCGAGGGATGAACTGGAAATACAAAATGCGCAACTTCTGGGCCTGACAACGGAACTGAAATCTTGCAAATCGACGATAACGGATCTCAAGGAAATGCTGAGAGATGTGACGATCGAGTGGGAACAAGCAACGAGGGATAAGAAGAATTTGACAACGAATATACTCAACTATAAAGAAATCATCGGTAAACTCAGGTGCGATTGTAATTCTTTGATGGATCAAGTCAAGCAAAATCATTCCGATCATAAATCCACAATAGTCctgatgaacaaaaaaatgtcagaCATACTTAATCGGTCTCATACAAAGGTCGACAAAGCAGTAGGATCTCCGGCCAATTCGATATGTGGGGATGGAGACGAATCTCAAgttatgaaagaaaatctgTCTAGAAACACCGACGATTCAGATGTAGAACTCAAAAGTAtcatcaatgaaaataatgcactgaaaaagaaatgccAGGATCTGATGGAGCAGAATAATGATATGATAAACAAAGTTCATGAATTTGACGTAATCAAttcaaaaaacatcaaactTATAGCAGAAATTGATAgactgaatttcaaattacaagATCTCGCACAGCTACATGAAATCCAAGATAAATTACAATCAGAAATGGAAGGTTTGAAGGAAAAGTTGCCATTTGGTGACACCGTTGAGCATAACAGTAAGCATTTCACAAACGAAGTTTCCTCTCTCAAGGAAAAATTAAGTAATTATGATTCCCTTCTAAAAGATAATACAATCTTGAAACAAGAATTAGTCGATTTGAAGAATCAATTAGCCCAAGTTATGGGTAGCATGGCATCGTTCAAGTCAGAGCAGGTGGAAAATATGGATGTTAGTgtaagaaatttttctgaaaagtgTGCGGATTATGAGAATATGATTGTCAATTTAACGGGCAAGTTCTCTGAACAAACTAAGCAGTTGGAAAATTTGTACAGTGAACTGGGGATACAGAAATCCAACTTCAATGAGCTTAATGAGAAATATAAGGCTCGAAACTTGGAGTTTGAGGAGGCTAACAAggcattggaaaaaaaaggattagaATTTGAGGCATTGAATGAAAAGTGTAATAAGCAATACTCAGAGATCGAGGACCTCAAAGGGAAAGGGGCAGAGATCCTTAAACAGCTTGATGAGACAGCTAAAGTCCGACAAGAGATGATAGATAAATTCAATCAACTGGAATTCTCTAAGAATAACATAATTATCAGCAAAACTAAGGAGCTGGAAGAGCTCAGGTTGGAGCATGAAGCAGCGTTGAGAGAGTTGAATTCCTCCAACGAAATGAAGAACGAATCGATAATTCTGAAAAGCAATGAAATCCAAGTTTTAACGAATGACAATGTAGAATTAGCTGATGAAATTGAACGCCTGAAAGCTAAGATTAGTGATATGGAGAAATTGAAAGGTAGCAATAGTGCACTACAAATGGAGTTGGAGGCACTCAGAATAGACAGCGCAGAactcgaaaagaaaaacgctgaattaaagaaaacggaaaatcaTCTGCTGGAACAGAACACTGGGTTGAAAGACAGCATTTTAAAATCACAGACCGAATTTGatcttattaaaaaaaaactcgatatGGAACGGTGCAATATTGAGAAAAGATGTCAGGAGTTGTGCTCTGAATTAGAAACTgctaaagaaaaaatcgcaCAAGCTGAGGCTGGGAGTGGACAGTTATGcaaaaagattgaaattttagaaaaacgaGAATCTGAACAATCTGTGCTACAGGGCGAGCTTGATGCcaagaataaaatattagCCAATGAAGTTAGCGTACTTCAGACGGAAGTAGAGGCTTTAAAAAATGTACAGCAAACGAACGTAGACTTAGTAAAAGAAATCGTGGATTTAAAGTCAAAGATTCAAACACTGACTGGTGTTGAAGTAAAGAACGTTGAGTTACAGACTTGTGTCGAGTCATTaaatcataaaataattacctTAGAAGGGCTTGAGATGGAAATCCATAGCTTGACCAGCGAAAATGAGCGTTTAAAGGTAATTGTTGCCGAAATCGAGATTCTTAAGTCAGAACATACCGCTCTGAGAAGAGAGTTGGAGATTTCAGACCAATCAAGGGCCGAATATTTGGCAGAAATAAGCAATTTACGAGACGAGAATACCAAGTTGGCTTTGCAGTTGGAGGAAATGCAAATTTCGCTAGATCAAAAGGATCATTCTGATTATGTCGAAGCTTTGGAAAAGAAAGACCAAGAAATCAGCAAATTACAAAGGACAGCTCAAGATTCATACATCGAATTCAAAACTAAAACTGAAGAGCTGATAGATcaacgagaaaaattaatatcacaGCATGCAGATAGTTTAGAAGTTAATATAAAGAAGATTGCTGACTTGGAGATCTTGGCCGAAGACTTGAAAATAAAGTTAGCAAAACAGACAGAAGTGGCAAATGCTTTTGAAACTATGAACATGCAACTCCGGGATCAagatcaaaaaacaaattctgaacggaaaaataatttagcagaaaaagagaagagaattaTAGAACTTAAAGATTTGGCTGAGGACTTGGAAAAACAATTAGCGGAGCTTCGGGGAGAAGTTGACGCGTGCAGAACAACGAATAAAGAACTACGAGATGAAATAGTTGCAATAAATTGGAAACACTCCAATATGATGGACGTCAAGACCAGCGCGATTACCGAACTAGAAAAGGTATCTAGAGacctggaagaaaaattagtgaACAGAATAGAAGAAATTCATGCACTAGATGCTGCGAACAAGGACTTACAGGTACGGCTTGAAACCGTCAGCCAAAATGCAATAAGTGAACAAGATTTAATGATGAGTTATCAGAAGTCACAGGATCAAAATAAAGAACTTCGCACACATTTGGATGAGGCAGTTTTCTTGCAAGAGGCCAAGCAATCACAAATAGAGATTCTCAGTCAAGAATTGAAGCAACAAGCCGATAATCTTAATGATAAGTTGAAAACCAACGAAGAAGAACAAAGCATGAGGATAAAACAATTGGTGAAGGAATTTCAAGCCCAAATTCATGACAAAGATGAACAAATACAGGCAGCATTGGAGAAACGGTTCG AACGTCAGCAGAATTATGAATCCGAGTTAATCCAACAATACAAAGAACAGCTCAAAGATTTCCAGGTTGAGCTTACAGCAAAATcagaacaaattgaaaatttaattctgAGTAACAAAGATACGATCCAGAGTTATAACGATCATATTCAGGAGCTGACTCAAACCATTGCTCAGATCAAGAAAGAACACGTAAACGAATTACAGGAAACTGAGCAAAATTGGAAAACGATATTAAAGCAAAGGACCGATCAGCTCGAGACCAAACACGCGGATGAAGTCAATGAATTGACAAAAGAATGGTGGAGCGAGAGAAAG gCTGCCGAAAACAGCGATACTTCTATAGGG GAGTTGGAAGGTACATCCCGAGTAGCAATGGCTACGATACAATCGAACACAGGGTCTCTGCACTCCCTCCAGCAGACTTTGATATCCCAAAAACGCGAGCTTTCAGAGCTTCGAAAGTTGCTCAGGATAAGAAACGACAATTTGGAAGGATCTACAGAAATTGAATACCTAAAGAACATTTTATTCGAGTATATGATGGGAAGGGAAACCCTTGTTCTTTCAAGAGTTATATCAGCGGTGGTTAAGTTTGACCAAGAACAGACGTCAaaagtattaaaaaaagaggaggataaACTGACGTTG CTGGGCTCGCTTGGTCTTTTATAA
- the LOC105683602 gene encoding golgin subfamily A member 4 isoform X2, with protein MFKKFKDKLAEEMKQSPSRLQAGMQQLAQAVISPAASGNHIPDITTSVDDLNLTSEEAETLQSSSTMNQFQNIDLQASNSMERSRRSSFSSVTSDSFFPTYESPGNIYHMQSDMEQSASEFEDSSSSQLEHITKDELYNAYQKLRTKYTKYRAVYREVLKENTKMKSVLVETQDKALRRIANLKEQCQLEQDAKAHLEEALRNDIEEKDHLITTLNTKIKLLQVHQPESISASESNGKNDNSGIDQFVDSTNKDFDGKSDLLAENAVYKERIKKFENLLAKCNESLKRNKEKITQLTENRDILERDLNILKKSTVERTELLESEIYNAKREIMSLNEQISVFKKREEDSALSLAENKLFIHRELDVKEEQNKQIQKDLKKTTEHNNILAEVVAQYDHEFKQFNVIMSDRSVEPDKKISQLQNLFTNKSEALKLIHQDIEHKFVNANEEMVAKQGSKVDQNQESSSSIHTGKNESSIKNEEISRSRDELEIQNAQLLGLTTELKSCKSTITDLKEMLRDVTIEWEQATRDKKNLTTNILNYKEIIGKLRCDCNSLMDQVKQNHSDHKSTIVLMNKKMSDILNRSHTKVDKAVGSPANSICGDGDESQVMKENLSRNTDDSDVELKSIINENNALKKKCQDLMEQNNDMINKVHEFDVINSKNIKLIAEIDRLNFKLQDLAQLHEIQDKLQSEMEGLKEKLPFGDTVEHNSKHFTNEVSSLKEKLSNYDSLLKDNTILKQELVDLKNQLAQVMGSMASFKSEQVENMDVSVRNFSEKCADYENMIVNLTGKFSEQTKQLENLYSELGIQKSNFNELNEKYKARNLEFEEANKALEKKGLEFEALNEKCNKQYSEIEDLKGKGAEILKQLDETAKVRQEMIDKFNQLEFSKNNIIISKTKELEELRLEHEAALRELNSSNEMKNESIILKSNEIQVLTNDNVELADEIERLKAKISDMEKLKGSNSALQMELEALRIDSAELEKKNAELKKTENHLLEQNTGLKDSILKSQTEFDLIKKKLDMERCNIEKRCQELCSELETAKEKIAQAEAGSGQLCKKIEILEKRESEQSVLQGELDAKNKILANEVSVLQTEVEALKNVQQTNVDLVKEIVDLKSKIQTLTGVEVKNVELQTCVESLNHKIITLEGLEMEIHSLTSENERLKVIVAEIEILKSEHTALRRELEISDQSRAEYLAEISNLRDENTKLALQLEEMQISLDQKDHSDYVEALEKKDQEISKLQRTAQDSYIEFKTKTEELIDQREKLISQHADSLEVNIKKIADLEILAEDLKIKLAKQTEVANAFETMNMQLRDQDQKTNSERKNNLAEKEKRIIELKDLAEDLEKQLAELRGEVDACRTTNKELRDEIVAINWKHSNMMDVKTSAITELEKVSRDLEEKLVNRIEEIHALDAANKDLQVRLETVSQNAISEQDLMMSYQKSQDQNKELRTHLDEAVFLQEAKQSQIEILSQELKQQADNLNDKLKTNEEEQSMRIKQLVKEFQAQIHDKDEQIQAALEKRFERQQNYESELIQQYKEQLKDFQVELTAKSEQIENLILSNKDTIQSYNDHIQELTQTIAQIKKEHVNELQETEQNWKTILKQRTDQLETKHADEVNELTKEWWSERKELEGTSRVAMATIQSNTGSLHSLQQTLISQKRELSELRKLLRIRNDNLEGSTEIEYLKNILFEYMMGRETLVLSRVISAVVKFDQEQTSKVLKKEEDKLTLLGSLGLL; from the exons atgtttaaaaaatttaaggaCAAATTGGCAGAAGAGATGAAACAATCCCCATCCAGGCTACAAGCGGGCATGCAACAATTAGCCCAG GCCGTCATTTCTCCAGCTGCTTCCGGTAACCACATCCCAGATATCACCACTTCTGTCGACGATCTAAATTTGACTTCAGAAGAAGCTG AAACTCTGCAGAGCAGTTCGACAATGAATCAATTCCAAAACATAGACCTACAAGCCTCAAATTCTATGGAACGCTCGCGACGATCCTCATTCAGCAGCGTGACCAGtgatagtttttttccaacttatGAGAGCCCAGGAAACATCTATCACATGCAG TCCGATATGGAACAGTCAGCGAGCGAGTTTGAGGACAGTTCTTCTTCACAGTTAGAGCATATCACAAAAGATGAGTTATACAATGCTTACCAGAAATTAAGAACAAAATACACAAAGTATCGTGCAGTGTACAGGGAAGTTCTCaaagaaaacacaaaaatgaAATCCGTCCTTGTTGAAACCCAGGATAAAGCATTAAGGAGAATAGCTAATCTCAAGGAACAGTGCCAGCTCGAACAGGATGCTAAGGCCCATTTAGAGGAGGCCTTGAGAAATGATATTGAGGAGAAGGATCACCTGATAACCACGCTAAACACAAAA ATCAAACTATTGCAAGTTCACCAACCAGAAAGTATATCAGCCTCAGAATCTAACGGAAAGAATGACAATAGTGGCATCGATCAGTTTGTCGATTCGACGAACAAAGATTTTGATGGAAAAAGTGATCTACTTGCCGAGAACGCAGTGtacaaagaaagaataaaaaagtttgaaaaccTACTGGCCAAGTGCAATGAGTCATTGAAgaggaataaagagaaaattactCAACTGACAGAGAATCGGGATATATTAGAAAGagatttaaatattttgaagaaaagcaCCGTAGAGCGAACAGAGCTGTTGGAGAGTGAAATATATAATGCGAAACGCGAGATAATGTCACTCAACGAACAGATTAGTGTCTTTAAAAAACGCGAGGAAGATTCCGCTCTGTCGTTGGCagaaaacaaattatttatacaccggGAACTCGATGTTAAAGAAGAGCAGAATaaacaaattcaaaaagaCTTGAAGAAGACAACAGAACACAATAATATCCTTGCCGAAGTAGTCGCCCAATACGATCACGAATTTAAACAGTTTAACGTTATAATGAGCGATCGCAGCGTAGAGCCCGATAAGAAGATTTCCCAGCTTCAAAACCTATTTACAAATAAGTCTGAGGCTTTGAAACTTATACATCAAGATATTGAGCACAAGTTTGTCAATGCTAATGAGGAGATGGTGGCCAAACAGGGGAGTAAAGTTGATCAGAATCAAGAGAGTTCGAGTTCTATTCACACaggtaaaaatgaaagcagTATCAAGAACGAGGAAATCAGCAGGTCGAGGGATGAACTGGAAATACAAAATGCGCAACTTCTGGGCCTGACAACGGAACTGAAATCTTGCAAATCGACGATAACGGATCTCAAGGAAATGCTGAGAGATGTGACGATCGAGTGGGAACAAGCAACGAGGGATAAGAAGAATTTGACAACGAATATACTCAACTATAAAGAAATCATCGGTAAACTCAGGTGCGATTGTAATTCTTTGATGGATCAAGTCAAGCAAAATCATTCCGATCATAAATCCACAATAGTCctgatgaacaaaaaaatgtcagaCATACTTAATCGGTCTCATACAAAGGTCGACAAAGCAGTAGGATCTCCGGCCAATTCGATATGTGGGGATGGAGACGAATCTCAAgttatgaaagaaaatctgTCTAGAAACACCGACGATTCAGATGTAGAACTCAAAAGTAtcatcaatgaaaataatgcactgaaaaagaaatgccAGGATCTGATGGAGCAGAATAATGATATGATAAACAAAGTTCATGAATTTGACGTAATCAAttcaaaaaacatcaaactTATAGCAGAAATTGATAgactgaatttcaaattacaagATCTCGCACAGCTACATGAAATCCAAGATAAATTACAATCAGAAATGGAAGGTTTGAAGGAAAAGTTGCCATTTGGTGACACCGTTGAGCATAACAGTAAGCATTTCACAAACGAAGTTTCCTCTCTCAAGGAAAAATTAAGTAATTATGATTCCCTTCTAAAAGATAATACAATCTTGAAACAAGAATTAGTCGATTTGAAGAATCAATTAGCCCAAGTTATGGGTAGCATGGCATCGTTCAAGTCAGAGCAGGTGGAAAATATGGATGTTAGTgtaagaaatttttctgaaaagtgTGCGGATTATGAGAATATGATTGTCAATTTAACGGGCAAGTTCTCTGAACAAACTAAGCAGTTGGAAAATTTGTACAGTGAACTGGGGATACAGAAATCCAACTTCAATGAGCTTAATGAGAAATATAAGGCTCGAAACTTGGAGTTTGAGGAGGCTAACAAggcattggaaaaaaaaggattagaATTTGAGGCATTGAATGAAAAGTGTAATAAGCAATACTCAGAGATCGAGGACCTCAAAGGGAAAGGGGCAGAGATCCTTAAACAGCTTGATGAGACAGCTAAAGTCCGACAAGAGATGATAGATAAATTCAATCAACTGGAATTCTCTAAGAATAACATAATTATCAGCAAAACTAAGGAGCTGGAAGAGCTCAGGTTGGAGCATGAAGCAGCGTTGAGAGAGTTGAATTCCTCCAACGAAATGAAGAACGAATCGATAATTCTGAAAAGCAATGAAATCCAAGTTTTAACGAATGACAATGTAGAATTAGCTGATGAAATTGAACGCCTGAAAGCTAAGATTAGTGATATGGAGAAATTGAAAGGTAGCAATAGTGCACTACAAATGGAGTTGGAGGCACTCAGAATAGACAGCGCAGAactcgaaaagaaaaacgctgaattaaagaaaacggaaaatcaTCTGCTGGAACAGAACACTGGGTTGAAAGACAGCATTTTAAAATCACAGACCGAATTTGatcttattaaaaaaaaactcgatatGGAACGGTGCAATATTGAGAAAAGATGTCAGGAGTTGTGCTCTGAATTAGAAACTgctaaagaaaaaatcgcaCAAGCTGAGGCTGGGAGTGGACAGTTATGcaaaaagattgaaattttagaaaaacgaGAATCTGAACAATCTGTGCTACAGGGCGAGCTTGATGCcaagaataaaatattagCCAATGAAGTTAGCGTACTTCAGACGGAAGTAGAGGCTTTAAAAAATGTACAGCAAACGAACGTAGACTTAGTAAAAGAAATCGTGGATTTAAAGTCAAAGATTCAAACACTGACTGGTGTTGAAGTAAAGAACGTTGAGTTACAGACTTGTGTCGAGTCATTaaatcataaaataattacctTAGAAGGGCTTGAGATGGAAATCCATAGCTTGACCAGCGAAAATGAGCGTTTAAAGGTAATTGTTGCCGAAATCGAGATTCTTAAGTCAGAACATACCGCTCTGAGAAGAGAGTTGGAGATTTCAGACCAATCAAGGGCCGAATATTTGGCAGAAATAAGCAATTTACGAGACGAGAATACCAAGTTGGCTTTGCAGTTGGAGGAAATGCAAATTTCGCTAGATCAAAAGGATCATTCTGATTATGTCGAAGCTTTGGAAAAGAAAGACCAAGAAATCAGCAAATTACAAAGGACAGCTCAAGATTCATACATCGAATTCAAAACTAAAACTGAAGAGCTGATAGATcaacgagaaaaattaatatcacaGCATGCAGATAGTTTAGAAGTTAATATAAAGAAGATTGCTGACTTGGAGATCTTGGCCGAAGACTTGAAAATAAAGTTAGCAAAACAGACAGAAGTGGCAAATGCTTTTGAAACTATGAACATGCAACTCCGGGATCAagatcaaaaaacaaattctgaacggaaaaataatttagcagaaaaagagaagagaattaTAGAACTTAAAGATTTGGCTGAGGACTTGGAAAAACAATTAGCGGAGCTTCGGGGAGAAGTTGACGCGTGCAGAACAACGAATAAAGAACTACGAGATGAAATAGTTGCAATAAATTGGAAACACTCCAATATGATGGACGTCAAGACCAGCGCGATTACCGAACTAGAAAAGGTATCTAGAGacctggaagaaaaattagtgaACAGAATAGAAGAAATTCATGCACTAGATGCTGCGAACAAGGACTTACAGGTACGGCTTGAAACCGTCAGCCAAAATGCAATAAGTGAACAAGATTTAATGATGAGTTATCAGAAGTCACAGGATCAAAATAAAGAACTTCGCACACATTTGGATGAGGCAGTTTTCTTGCAAGAGGCCAAGCAATCACAAATAGAGATTCTCAGTCAAGAATTGAAGCAACAAGCCGATAATCTTAATGATAAGTTGAAAACCAACGAAGAAGAACAAAGCATGAGGATAAAACAATTGGTGAAGGAATTTCAAGCCCAAATTCATGACAAAGATGAACAAATACAGGCAGCATTGGAGAAACGGTTCG AACGTCAGCAGAATTATGAATCCGAGTTAATCCAACAATACAAAGAACAGCTCAAAGATTTCCAGGTTGAGCTTACAGCAAAATcagaacaaattgaaaatttaattctgAGTAACAAAGATACGATCCAGAGTTATAACGATCATATTCAGGAGCTGACTCAAACCATTGCTCAGATCAAGAAAGAACACGTAAACGAATTACAGGAAACTGAGCAAAATTGGAAAACGATATTAAAGCAAAGGACCGATCAGCTCGAGACCAAACACGCGGATGAAGTCAATGAATTGACAAAAGAATGGTGGAGCGAGAGAAAG GAGTTGGAAGGTACATCCCGAGTAGCAATGGCTACGATACAATCGAACACAGGGTCTCTGCACTCCCTCCAGCAGACTTTGATATCCCAAAAACGCGAGCTTTCAGAGCTTCGAAAGTTGCTCAGGATAAGAAACGACAATTTGGAAGGATCTACAGAAATTGAATACCTAAAGAACATTTTATTCGAGTATATGATGGGAAGGGAAACCCTTGTTCTTTCAAGAGTTATATCAGCGGTGGTTAAGTTTGACCAAGAACAGACGTCAaaagtattaaaaaaagaggaggataaACTGACGTTG CTGGGCTCGCTTGGTCTTTTATAA